In the Magnetospira sp. QH-2 genome, one interval contains:
- a CDS encoding YqgE/AlgH family protein: protein MKIEEPLDLDNLAGQILVAMPGIGDPRFEHAVIYICAHGPEGAMGLVVNRLMESLTLPDLLEQLEIDPGGADDRIRIHFGGPVDSGRGFVLHSSDYLQDSSLMVDDQIALTATVDILRAIADGQGPFQSLLALGYAGWGPGQLDGEILANGWLNLPGDPGLVFSPDQEHKWDQALARLGIDALLLSSEAGHA, encoded by the coding sequence ATGAAAATAGAAGAACCCTTAGATCTGGATAATTTGGCCGGGCAGATCCTCGTGGCCATGCCCGGCATCGGCGATCCGCGCTTTGAGCACGCGGTGATCTACATCTGCGCCCATGGGCCCGAGGGCGCCATGGGTCTGGTGGTCAATCGGCTCATGGAATCCCTGACTCTGCCCGATTTGCTGGAGCAACTGGAAATCGATCCCGGGGGCGCCGACGACCGTATCCGCATCCATTTTGGCGGCCCGGTGGATTCCGGTCGTGGCTTTGTCCTTCATTCCTCGGACTATTTGCAGGATTCCAGCCTTATGGTGGATGACCAGATCGCCCTGACCGCCACCGTCGATATCCTGCGCGCCATCGCCGATGGCCAAGGACCGTTCCAGTCCCTATTGGCTTTGGGCTATGCGGGTTGGGGGCCGGGGCAATTGGATGGCGAGATCCTGGCCAATGGCTGGCTCAATCTGCCCGGCGATCCGGGTTTGGTGTTCAGCCCCGACCAGGAACACAAATGGGATCAGGCATTGGCTCGTTTGGGCATTGATGCGTTGTTGCTGTCCAGCGAAGCGGGGCACGCATGA